In the genome of Variovorax sp. PAMC26660, the window GCCTTGCTCAATGCGTCGTCGCGCGAGCGCGCACCCGGGTGCCCCTTGGCCACGTCCGCCGCATGCGCGGCGATCTTGTAGGCAATGATCCCCTGCTTCACGTCGTCGCGATCGGGCAGGCCCAGATGCTCCTTGGGCGTCACGTAGCACAGCATCGCGGTGCCGGCCCAGCCGATCATCGCGGCGCCGATGGCGCTGGAGATGTGGTCGTAGCCCGGCGCGATGTCGATGGTCAGCGGCCCGAGCGTGTAGAACGGCGCCTCGTGGCAGTGCTTGATCTGCTCGTCCATGTTGGCCTGGATCATGTGCATCGGCACGTGGCCCGGGCCTTCGATCATGGTCTGCACGTCGTGCTTCCACGCGATCTTCGTCAGCTCGCCCAGGGTGCGCAGTTCGGCGAATTGCGCTTCGTCGTTGGCGTCCGCGCCGGAGCCGGGACGCAGCCCGTCACCGAGCGAGAAGCTCACGTCGTACGCCTTCATGATGTCGCAGATGTCCTCGAAGCGCTCGTAGAGAAAGCTCTCCTTGTGGTGCGCGATGCACCACTTGGCCATGATCGAGCCGCCGCGCGACACGATGCCCGTCATGCGGTCGGCCGTCAGGTGAATGAACGGCAGGCGCACGCCGGCGTGGATGGTGAAGTAGTCGATGCCTTGCTCCGCCTGCTCGATCAGCGTGTCGCGGAAGATTTCCCAGGTCAGGTCTTCGGCCACGCCGCCCACCTTCTCCAGCGCCTGGTAGATCGGCACGGTGCCGATGGGCACGGGGCTGTTGCGCACGATCCAGTCGCGCGTGGTGTGGATGTTCTTGCCGGTCGACAGGTCCATCACGTTGTCGGCGCCCCAGCGGATCGCCCACACGAGTTTTTCGACCTCTTCCTCGATGCTGGAAGTGACGGCCGAATTGCCGATGTTGGCGTTGATCTTGACCTTGAAGTTGCGGCCGATGGCCATCGGCTCGACTTCGGGGTGGTTGATGTTGGCCGGGATGATCGCGCGGCCACGGGCCACCTCGTCGCGCACGAACTCGGGCGTGATGATGCGCGGAATGCTCGCGCCCATCGGGTTGCCGGCCACGCGCTTGGCGCGCTCTTCATTGGCGAGGTATTCGGCCATCCACTCGCGCTTGCCGTTTTCGCGCAGCGCCACGTATTCCATCTCGGGCGTGACGATGCCGCGGCGCGCGTAGTGCATCTGCGTGACGTTGGCGCCCGACTTGGCGCGGCGCGGCGTGCGCTGCAGGGCTGCGGCACCGGCGCGCAGTTCGGCCAGGCGCTGGGCGTCGTGGTCCTGGGCGTGCTTCAGGCCTTCGTCCAGCGCCTGGTGCGAGCGGCCTTCGTAACTTTCGGTGTCATTGCGCTCGATCACCCAGGCGCCGCGCACGTCGGGCAGGCCGCGGCGCACGTCGATCTCGACCTTGGCGTCGGTGTACGGGCCCGAGGTGTCGTAGAGCGACACGGTCTCGCCGTTGGTGAGCAGCACGTCGCGCACCGGCACGTTCAGGTCGGGCCGGCTGCCCGGAATCAGGCACTTGTGGGACGCGGGAAAGGGCTCGCGCGTGAGCGAGAGCAAAGAGGTGAACTTGTCGGGGGCATTCATCGGGGCACTCCTTGTTGAGGGAAAGGGTGCTCCGCAATCGCTCGGTGGGCCTTCGGGCCGTCACGGAAGGGGGGGGTGACGGACGGACCGAAGTCAGGGAGTGCAGCTCTTCTTACGCCGGTATGACCCGGATCAAGTTCGCGGGTCGGCTGCTTTGCCATCTCAGCACACCACTTGTGTGCACCCCGGAGCGAGGCCGATTGTGCGAGCCTCGGCCCGGTGCGTCAACCCAGGGGCTGCTGCAGGTCGCCTTCGAGGTAGTACCAGCGCTCGTCTTCCCGTACGAAACGGCTGCGCTCGTGCAGGCGCGTGGCGGCGCCCGTGGCCGCGCTGCGCTGGCGCGCAACGAACTCGACCTCGGCATGGTCCGCGTCCAGCACGGAGCGCGAACGGATGTCCAGCCCCAGCCATTTGACGCCCGGCTCGAACTCGATCGAGGCCGGCCGTTTCGACGCATGCCAGCTGGCGAGCAGGTATTCGGCCCGCTCCAGCACGAAGGCCGAATAGCGCGAACGCATCAGCGATTCGGCGTCGGGGGCGGGTGTGTTCTCGAAATCGTCGAGGTAGCGGCCACAGCACAAGGCGTAGCCGATGGGCTTGTCGCGGCGGTCGGTGCGACCGCAGGGGCAAGGTCCGGTGGTGGGATCGATGGCGCTCATGAAGACCGCTATTGGAACACCTCGCGGGCGAGGTGCCGATGGGGCAAGCCCGGAGCCAGGGTGAATCGACATTCAAACGGGGCCGTTGAATGTCGATTCACCCTAGGCCCGACGGCTGCCAGCGATGGCTTCCTGCAGGGCCTGTGCCTGCGCAGGCTTGTAGATCAGCGCATAGCCCGCGCGCTCGACTTCGGCCCGCGTTGCATGGGCGGTTTCACCCGTGAGAATGACCACGCTGCGCACCTTGCCGACCGCCTGCAGGGCCTGCGCGGCGGCCAGCCCCGAGAGGCCGCTGCCCAGTCGCAGGTCGCTCAGCATCAGGTCGAACACACCGCCGTGCTGCAGGGCCTCGCGCGGGTTGGAAGCCAGCGCCACTTCGTGGCCCCAGCCGCACAGCAGCGAGCGCATCGCCTCGCGCACGGGCTGCTCGTCGTCGAGCACCAGGATGCGAACGGGCGACAGGTCCGCCCCGGGCTCGGCCGGCGCATCGGCCACGGCGACGTCGGCATCCACGGGCGACGCCACCGCTTCTTCAAGCTCCAGCGAAAAGGTGCTGCCACGGCCCGGCGCGGTGCGCACCTCGATGCGCGAGCCCATGACCTGCGCCATGCTCGCCACCAGCGACAAGCCCAGCCCGAGGCCGCGGCTGCGGTCGCGCCCCGGGTTGTCGACCTGGAAGAACTCCTCGAACACCTGCTCCTGGTGCTGCGCCTCGATGCCCAGGCCCGAGTCGCGCACCTCGATGCGCCAGGCAGGCACGCCATTGCGCGGATGCTGCAGCCGCCGTGCGAACACGAAGACCGTGCCGCTCGGCGTGTACTTGATGGCGTTGTCGATCAGGTTGCCCAGCACCCGCGCAAGCATGCGCGCATCGGCCCGTACCACGGCCTCGGTCGGGCGCACGCGCAGTGCCAGCCCCTTGGCGTCTGCCAGGGCCCCGAAACGCCCGTGCAGCGACTCGAAGACCGTGTCCAGGTACAAGGGCTCCAGCCGCACCGGCGCAACGCCGCCGTCGAGCTGCGCGATGTCGAGCAGCGCGTCGATGGAACCACGCA includes:
- the thiC gene encoding phosphomethylpyrimidine synthase ThiC, which encodes MNAPDKFTSLLSLTREPFPASHKCLIPGSRPDLNVPVRDVLLTNGETVSLYDTSGPYTDAKVEIDVRRGLPDVRGAWVIERNDTESYEGRSHQALDEGLKHAQDHDAQRLAELRAGAAALQRTPRRAKSGANVTQMHYARRGIVTPEMEYVALRENGKREWMAEYLANEERAKRVAGNPMGASIPRIITPEFVRDEVARGRAIIPANINHPEVEPMAIGRNFKVKINANIGNSAVTSSIEEEVEKLVWAIRWGADNVMDLSTGKNIHTTRDWIVRNSPVPIGTVPIYQALEKVGGVAEDLTWEIFRDTLIEQAEQGIDYFTIHAGVRLPFIHLTADRMTGIVSRGGSIMAKWCIAHHKESFLYERFEDICDIMKAYDVSFSLGDGLRPGSGADANDEAQFAELRTLGELTKIAWKHDVQTMIEGPGHVPMHMIQANMDEQIKHCHEAPFYTLGPLTIDIAPGYDHISSAIGAAMIGWAGTAMLCYVTPKEHLGLPDRDDVKQGIIAYKIAAHAADVAKGHPGARSRDDALSKARFEFRWQDQFNLGLDPDTAREFHDETLPKDSSKVAHFCSMCGPKFCSMKITQEVREYAAKKGVAEAAAVAAGMEEKSKEFMAGGGEMYIPIRSVS
- a CDS encoding YchJ family protein, coding for MSAIDPTTGPCPCGRTDRRDKPIGYALCCGRYLDDFENTPAPDAESLMRSRYSAFVLERAEYLLASWHASKRPASIEFEPGVKWLGLDIRSRSVLDADHAEVEFVARQRSAATGAATRLHERSRFVREDERWYYLEGDLQQPLG
- a CDS encoding hybrid sensor histidine kinase/response regulator translates to MPSSPSSPVRKPFLGVVLRRIRDYWVESPNANPLVDQSLARAFVIDTFDTPLMAATVAAIFWITFLVLTGDPGALVWGVLVHTSQWQRHRHLRRFDPASIEVATAVQTRRRLELRMLVPGLIWALAPWLFFPHDNLALILLMYFFISGVSGVVIAALAQWWLAAVCFSVPMFMGMALRLVVEPGSVQLIMGCLVVSQMFAALYYARKQNRLIVGAIEAGFEKARLADALARQLDHVAHLAAQRARIFAAANHDLRQPMHALAIFVDALNTRTAPSADNLRFMRDSVDALRGSIDALLDIAQLDGGVAPVRLEPLYLDTVFESLHGRFGALADAKGLALRVRPTEAVVRADARMLARVLGNLIDNAIKYTPSGTVFVFARRLQHPRNGVPAWRIEVRDSGLGIEAQHQEQVFEEFFQVDNPGRDRSRGLGLGLSLVASMAQVMGSRIEVRTAPGRGSTFSLELEEAVASPVDADVAVADAPAEPGADLSPVRILVLDDEQPVREAMRSLLCGWGHEVALASNPREALQHGGVFDLMLSDLRLGSGLSGLAAAQALQAVGKVRSVVILTGETAHATRAEVERAGYALIYKPAQAQALQEAIAGSRRA